DNA from Magnolia sinica isolate HGM2019 chromosome 19, MsV1, whole genome shotgun sequence:
TGGAAATTAGAATAGAGAACTAATCAACAAACAGCTATAGCATGCTAAGCTTACCATGCCGCGCCATTTTTTCCCTCACGTGTGCATGTGTACGACATCCATGCCAtgcaaaatgtgggccccaccatgaatatcTACTGGCATGAAAATCAGACTGGTCCACTCACATTAGGTGTGCCAAACCATCAAAATCAAAAGACGGCCGAATCCAACTGATTAGCGGATCTGCCTTAATTTGTACCATTTGAtcttcatgatgggccccatctcTGTACGGCTCAGATGTCCTTTGTACGTCCTTATATGAAGATGCAATGGCCCAAGAATCACGGGACGTATATTACCATACATTCCAAGAATTTGATAATCACGGGACGTATATTACCATACATCAAAGGCAGCAATGTACAATCATGCCTAAATCCTacgtatgtgtgtggtgtggcccacctgagttttggtgtGTCACTTCATCCTGATGGGGCTCGCATTTCGCCCGGGTTGGATGGTATACacacaacacggtggaccccacattccatctagAAGTGTCCACGGTGCTCGATCGTCACCACCGACTGCAGTGTATCCTGTTGTAtctgttagtgtggcccacctgagatacgGATTAGGCTGGATGCAGGCATTTAATTATAAAATGAGGCGgccacatctaatggacgggttggatggcactcaAAATTCATGTGGGTCCCCCACAGCTGGATGTATGTAATCATTCCTAAGATTCTAATGATTAATTTCTCTAATTACATGGTTTTGGTGGATGTTTGCAGAAAGGAAAGAAGTTATTTCGGTCTTTGAAAGCAAAACAAACCGTTTGCACACCACACATTCGTGGGATTTTTTAGGCCTGGATTCGATTAGCCAATACCCAATGGCCAAGATCAACGCAGAATCAGACGTGATCATCGGCTCCATCGATAGTGGtaagtggcccacccttccatttACGTTATAAAACATAGTACATAGATCATCTGTACCGTCCAAACGGTGCGTATCCTTGTCAAGTGGTGACCATTTATCAGATGGCCTGGATAGATGGACGATAATTTTAGATGACCATCCAGTCAATCAGATCAGATGAAAATAACACTGATCAATGATCCGATCGATCTATAAGTTGGCCTTCTTTTATATAGCTTTCTGCCCgtccattttataggctattgattagatggttagaatcatctgatCTGTCTACCTTTTACATGGTGGCAGATGAAATGCGTCATCTACCTTGTGGATGGGTTGGATTAGTCGATTGGACCGTCCAAGCTCTCAGATGGAACGAGGAGCACCGTATTTTggcatttatatttttatttatttgcagGAGTTTGGCCGGAGTCAGAGAGCTTCTGTGATGAAGGGCTAGGACCTGTACCTAAGAGATTCAAAGGAGAATGTGTCACTGGAGAGAATTTTACCTTGGCCAATTGCAACAAGTAAGCCAATCGGGACACGTGGGTGGTCCAGATCATCTATCAGGACCAATCATATGCTCCAACCTACTATTCATGGGCGACCTTGAAAAAATCACACCGatctgatgatcctaaccatccggcAAATGACGTGAGAAAATGGAAAGCTGTGATCGTTTATAAAATATATTCTAAGTTGTCGATCTCCGTTGTTCATTCTCTGGGGCTCACTTGGATATGATGACCATCCGATTGTGTGGCCAGGGAAAATGACTGTTGTAAAAAATAGAAGAATGATCTGATCCATATGAGTTTTTCTGGGCAgcttgattatcgcagattggaccaaatggacggtccagattgaggATATTGACTACAGACTCATTCAAATGCAACTAAATGCATAGAGAATGTTCCCATGCACTGCATTTCACATCAGTTAATTGGATGGGCCTGAGCCCAGACCACATTGGGCCCATGATGGGCAAAAAAGAAACATGCCCGGCCCCATCACGTGATGGAATTGCATTGCCTGAGCCCGGCCACTTGCTTTTGTGagagatctgggccgttcattaaGAATGCCTGATCATGAATAATATATCACAAAAATGCCCTAAAACCCTAAATGGGCCAGGCGGGCTCGGAGGCTCTTGACAGCCTGGTCATGGTCCAATCCTCCAGCCAACTATACCAGCCTGAGCCCGGTCTAAAGTAGGCCAGGCCGAAAGCCTGACGGGCTAGCCAAGCCCATCGACAGCCCTATATTTCACTCTTTGTGCACACTGAGTCGACTCAGGCTCGACCTGTCCTGATCCAGTTCAGCACTCCATTGCATGAAGATAACTACCAGGACCGGACTAAGTGTGGATGGGCTAGGGTGGCCTGTTGGGCTTTGAGCCTATTTTGGGCTGGTGTATCAGGCCCAAGGCtctatttaaaatttttcaagTTTGTTTATCTGGTCTATTTTGAAATTTAAGGAATTCATGACAAGAACATAGATAACTGTTATTATTACACTTTCTAACCTAAGGTCTAGGTAGAGTTGGGCACGGGACAACTCGGCTTGTCCGACTCATTAGATCTGACTCGGTGTGAACCAAGTGGTTGAGTCAATCTGAATCGAGTTGACtatgtccaatccgaactcaaaatgagtcgagttcgagtcaccaAGTAACTTGACTTAACCCGAAATCCAACTTGTTACTGACTCAACTcgtacatatatatttatatttaaaaaaaaaaaaaaaaaacttatgtatGAGGTTTACATGAGATGTCGTGTAActggcaagtgaatctaggcTTTGAGTGGTGATTTCAGCCCATGAATACTTATCGCACCTGACTCGACTCGTGTGACTGGGTTGGACTCGGTCTGGATTAATCCAATCCAGGTCAAACTCGGACTAAGATcgagtcaagcatgctggacttggtaccgagtcggtTAGACTTCGTATCAAGCCTATTTCAAGACTGAATCGcgtcaggtcagccctaacttggtccgactcgacaCGATGCTCACCTCTAGGTCTAGGTTTTAGTTTGCAGGCCCAGGCCCAGCTTCTGACAGCCCTAGAAGAAAATATTCTTGTCAATAAAAATACCAAAAACACCCTCAAGATTTTAATGATTTATAAACTACAATTAAAAGTCATGGAATTTCGTAGGAAAATCATCGGTGCACGCTACTACTCCGAAGGATTCGAGGCCGagaatggcccacttgaattattcGGTGGCACGTTCTTCCGCTCTGCACGTGACTCTGATGGCCACGGCACCCACACTGCATCTACAGCCGCGGGCTCCACCGTGGCTCGTGCTAGCTTACTAGGCCTAGCCACTGGGATTGCACGAGGTGGTGCACCAGGTGCACGGCTCGCAATCTATAAGGCTTGTTGGTTCAACCTATGTAATGATGCTGACCTTCTATCAGCATTTGATGACGCCATCAGCGATGGTGTTGATATCATATCTATCTCCGAGGGACCGTTACCGCCTCAGCCCAGCTTCTTCGAAGACACGAACTCGATTGGAAGCTTCCTTGCTTTCAAGAAGGGAATTCTCACATCAGCTTCAGTTGGGAATTCTGGGCTTCCCAGCACTGCGACCAACGTCGCACCTTGGATCCTCACCGTTGCTGCTAGCTCAGTGGACCGTCGGTTCGACTCCGACGTCACTTTGGGAAATTTGAAAACCTTAAAGGTAAATTTggaaatgtctttttttttttttttcaggaattATAtaaagggaaatggtactatgagatcgacctcatgggatagtgctgtgtgggccccaatgTGATTTGGGTCGAAAATCAATACCGTGAATTTgatggtcccctttaggttatgggatatcctaaaaatcagccatatatggaattcaggtgagccataccatctaaaaccatgtgaagacatgactaaaacatataaaagcacttggtggggcctacctgagttttctATGCAGATGAAACTTGCTCTgacacctcatccaagtggggcacacacaatggatgggctggatttgtaaaccacatctcagtagaccgaataaatgattatgaatgttttaatgggagggtaacctctctcaacttttgtatgtggtgtggcccacccaagtcatggattgactttttttaaaaccttggtccatcatggaatgttgcatctggctgatggggtagatgtccaacccacatcacggtggagcccacacagctcgacctcatgggaagttcccatgaggtggacctcatggtaccatttccCTTATATAAATTGGATTCAATGGATAGACAATGACCCATGAGTCTTCCGGATTGACGATCTAGCCATCCAATATTTGGCCATCTTCAGATGAACCTGGTTCAATGGTTTATTTTCACGTTACTATAGACAGGTCAGGATCTTGCTAGTGAGGAGATTTTGGAGGTATGGTGTTTTCACATTGGGGCGCATCAAATCAGTGGCTTGGATTATCCTGTGTTCTAAGAACACTGTAAGTAAAGGTGAAGGTGCTCCCTGATGTAGGCCATTCTAATAATGACCACCTTACCTGAGAACctgggatgatcctaaccatttaaaaACAGTAACTACAAAATTCAAGTAATTGGACGGTCCATGACTATATTATTAAATTACATGTTTGGACCATCCGATTAATCTAGTTCTTTTAGGGTGACCCATCAAAGAGTTGTTCGTTccagtggacggtctggatcaatagaTACATCCACTAGTAACCGTGGGTGCTACTTTACACACTTCACTCACTAAGTAAACATGATTAAACATCCATTGACTGTTAATGTGCCATTTTGTAACATCTGATCAATGTCTAATCTCAGGGCCAATCAGTGAATCCATTGAAAATGAACGGTTTCTCCGGCGTGATACCGGCGAGCATTGCGGCCGCCACCGGCATCCCATCTCAAAATGCAAGGTAATCCACTAATTATAATTACCACTCTCAATCTATCCCTTCTATTGTAATAACAATCTTTTTCTAATCAGCTTCTGCCAAAGAGATTCATTGAATCCTACATTGATCAACAGTAAGATCGTGGTTTGCCTGATCGAATCCGTTACAGACAATCGGACGGATAAAAGCGTCGTCGTAAATGACGGGGGCGGGGTCGGGATGATCTTGATTGATCCAATTGCCAAAGATGTTGGCTTCCAGTTCGTAATCCCGGCCGCCTTGATTGGGCTTGAAGAAGCTCAAGAACTTCAAGCATACTTAGCTACTGAGAAGTGAGTTTTAAATCTCTTAAGACAactcactgagtcgactcagttaaGATTCACCAAGTTGACTCAGTTAGACCAGTCTTTGGCTCCTTAATACAAGTTTTAACTCAAATTCTATAATGCTGTGAATTAGTAGAGTCAATGAGTTCTTAATCAAGTGTGATTGAAACAGgtgggcgtgtttggatgcactatcgaatTGGATTGCGATAATTTTGCCTCATGGGCTCAAAATTGCAATTGGGTTAGTTTGAGGTTGGAGTAGAAAGTAATGTAACTGCAATGTGATTGAATTggatgtttgcaattcaattctgAATTggatgtttgcaattcaattcgtttgtgcatccaaacgcactgTTAGAATCCAATTCTTTAGAACTTTATGATACTCTGGCAGGAGTATGGTGAATAAATACTCAAGCACACATGGACCGTACATGTGGTGGACGATCTGGGTGATGACAAACATCCTAATTGTGGATCTCTCGGATATGTCCATCATGATGACCGTgcgatcttgaccattgaacaaTTTTCATCAAAAGGACGGCTAAGAAATAGACGAATGGTCTGGAAAAAtgtccattgatcagatggtgaaAGATGCATGCGTGAGTATGATCCACCATACTCCGCAACAGTAACACATACCTTATCATCTTTATATGCAGTTTCCCCATGTGCGGCACACATGTATGAGATTTGGACCGTTCATATATTTAGCCGTACCATAGGTTGGTGATCGCCCAGAAATCacaccaattggatgatcctagccactgatTCAGCTATATTTAAGGTTGGCGAAAAGTCCAATCCATGATCAATTTTCAAAAAGCAATGTTCTTGAAATTGATGGATAGATCATCTGACCGTTGCCATCTTTAGTAGAATGGTTCATccaacagatgaacggtccagatcttgtaCACGTGTCTGCGCTGAGTTCTTGATGACCAGCTTACATCTCTATGcatccttttctctcttttgccAAGCTATTAATCTTGCCATGTTCTTGTTTGCCTTGCAATTATCATAGGAATCCAACGGCCACGATCTCCCGATCACAGACAATTCTACATGTTAAGCCCGCCCCTGAGATGGCTGTGTTTTCTTCGATGGGACCCAACATTATCACTCCGGATATTATCAAAGTAAGTGTTAAACGGCACACTAATTTGAATTTTCCTCTGATTATCTCTTAGAACTTGAGAAAAGATCGGGTACGTCCATTTTCTTTCCTGCCAATATGTGATGTACATAGGATAGTGTATTcatctaagaaggtgggccacatcatgatgatCAAGTGTCCCAAAAATAAGTCCCATCTAATCATCTAGCGGGACACCATGTAAAAATATGATCAAACAATGATATGAGTTAATGTACTTGTGTGGCCAACCCAACGAATGGATTATCCTGAATTTAATATGATGTGATCTTACTGTTGTGGCCCAAGTTCTCAATGGATCAGATATTCTGCACACTCATCATGCTGCGCCCCCTGCCTATTAGTTTGGCCAATGGGCCAATCAATTCAGGACAGATTTTAGCCCGTCCATTTGGCCCAGTTCGGGCTCTATTTTACGTTTCAATCGTCAGTTAGGCAACACATGGATTCTGTATGTTTGTTTGtgaagttgtggcccacctgatcaagggATGGGAAATGGGGATTTGATTAGGGTTGGATCggattggtgctcaaccctagcccaacccaaggttcctgtacctcaaccctaacccaaaccatcccaaccTCGGGTtaaaaattctcaacccaagcccaatccaagcgGCTTCGTCAGGTTGGTCAGGTGGATATATGcttatattttcgttattacGTTAATTTATCATATTTCAATATACTTCTTATTTTTAtgcctataattttattaattatatatgtaattatttatcgtaaagaactttatttttttctaaacaaacaagctaaaatattagCCTGTTCCTTTTAAAGTGGTGTTGCATAGAATGCAATCTATTTgaaagagagaaatctggcatatcttattatcttgagtcatcggaaatggcgtggaccaatgagacccgatggCAATGGAATTTTCTATGCCTTCAATACAAAcaatctacactcaattataatttataacttgtaTCGGGTTCAAGTTGGGTTGGGCAACTAAGATCTCATTTCAAGCCTGGCCCAACCTTTATCGGGTTGGtatttatatagcccaagctcgagactAAAGCCAATACATCCTGTCCAAACCCAACCTAATATCGGGTTGGTCATGGGTCAGtagggttgaacccgcccgacttttaGCCCTATATTTGATCAATTTTCaagtcgagctgagtcaagccCATGCCcaaccatttttattttatttttcccccAAACTGGGACCCACAGTGGTAGTCCATGCTGGGCTTAGCCCTTGGGCCTTATAGCACCGTGTGGGCTGGGCTGGACCTATCCTGGCCCATTGGATGTGATCATTTCTATTCTCTTCCTACATTGTATTTCATTAACCGAAATTTGTAATTGCAGCCCGATATAACGGCCCCCGGACTGAATATATTGGCCGCATGGTCGCCGGTAGCGTTGGATACTGCAGGCGGGCGGTCTGTCAACTATAACATTATTTCAGGCTCCTCCATGTCTTCCCCACACATAACTGGTGTGGCTGCGATCATAAAATCTTGCCATCCATATTGGAGCCCGGCCGCAATAAAATCAGCACTAATGACCACAGGTTCGCCTTTTTATCTTAATAATGCAACATATTTGTTTATAAGTGGGCCCGCGACATTATCGTAAGGGTTGATATATGAGCCCCACAGCTGATGGGCCATGGGCCAATAATCTTTTTTATGTGACCATGATGACTGATTAGTTAAtagtttgtgcactcaaatggAGATAGATAAGATCTTTCAACTCTTAAGGGACTTTTGAAGATTGTgaacatggtgaggcccatcaaatcaatggcttggatcacttgacaatgggccccacttacacaAACTGAAAACATTATTGTAGAAATTCTACTAACTGTCACTAATGAATTCTTCCTTTTTACATCCTTGATATAGCTACCTTGATAGATAACACTGGAAACACCATAGTTAGACAGCCGAATGGCGCCCCGACCACGCCTTTTGACTACGGATCCGGCCACATGAACCCGATTGCGGCGCTGAATCCAGGCCTGGTCTATGATTACGATGTGGACGAcatgattgattttctatgtAGCAATGGTGCGAACCCCGCGCAGCTTCGGAATATCACCGGGGAGGCTATCGCCTGTAAGAAGATGTCAATGCCATCCTACAATCTCAACTATCCTTCAATCGGCATCGGTAGCATGAATGGGAGCGTATCTGTGTATCGGACGGTCACTAACTACGGTAGCGGTCGATCAGTCTACGTGCCCAAGATAGAGAATCCGACTGGCGTGAAGGTTGCGGTCGTGCCATATAAGCTTAAGTTTAATAAAACAGGAGAAAAGCTTACTTATAGGGTTGATTTTGTGCCATATAAGGATAGTAATGGGAGCTTTGTGTTTGGGGCCATAACATGGAGTGATGGTAGACATGTGGTTAGAAGTCCCATTGCTCTTAATGTAGTTTCAGTGTAAGAGAATTAAGGAGAGAGGTGTACTTTTGATTTGGGATTAATTCCAAAGAGAATTTACCTATATCTATATCTATATTACTATATAAAAGTGTTCTACTCCATCCCAAAATAATTGGGGActgctacatgaatcttgttttgTCATTCCACTCTATTTAGGGTTTTGAAATGTCATATTGTTCAGATTTATGATGAAAGTTACAACAACATAAGTGTGACACGTATTATCAACTTGCTGTCACCCTCCTTAATCCAAGCTTAGGATTGGCAATGAAAGCTTAGAACTCCCATAAGTAAGGGTGTCAATAAGCCGAGTTAGGGCTGGGTCAAGCTCCGTCCAAGCTCAACTTGCATTGTTCAACATAAGCTTGAGCTTGGGGCAACCCGTGATAAGCTAAATAGTCCAGCTCAAGCCTAGCTAGAGTTTTTTATGTTGGGTCAAGGGTTGATTGAGTCGAAGCATGGGAGAGCATTAAGATGAGGAATGAATGAGATTttttacttttatatatatatatatatatatatgggaaaaggtaccatgcgctcgacctcacgataagctcccgtgaggtcgagctgcgtgggccccaccatgatgtgtgtcgaccatcaacactgtgcatttgatgggtctcctctaaattatgggatatcccaaaaatcagctgtatacggaactcaggtgggccataccatctaaaatcatgtgaagacaccgttaaaacatataaaagcacctggtggggcccacctgagttttggatgctgctgaaacttggtctgaaccctcatacaagtgggacacacataatggatgggctggatttgcaaaccacatctcggtggacctaaaaaatgattatgaatgttttaatggtgcacggcccctccccacttctgtatgtggtgtggcccacacaattcacggattgacttgatttttgagacctaggcccatgatggaatggtgcatctgactaatgaggtagatgttcgaaacgcatcacggtgggggcccacacaacttgacctcatgggactcGTCGAGACAtagtacctatatatatatataacaaaattgCTCTTACAAACCCTAATGGACCAAGTTAGGCAAATGGGCCATTATTACATGGTCGAAACCTGGCCCAATTGAGAAATGAGCCTCAATTTTACGCTTGAGCCTAGCCCTCAGGCTTGATACTCTAGCCCAAGCCTAGCTTGCATTATTCAACATAAGCCCGAGACAACCCTAGGTCAAGATGAGCCAAAATAGTCCAACTCAAGCTTTGAAATGTTTATGTTGGGACCAGTTGGAGCATTAACATGAGCAACAAAATGCGTATTTTTACCTATTGTGTATGTTATAAAACTGCCCTTGCAAATCCCAATGGGCCAAGTATAAAATGTCTCATATGCCACATTACTAAAATCTCTAGTGGtcctcaacaatcaacatcaaatcTAAAGAGTTAAAATATATCAGAAAATATAAAACGTTAATGAAAAATTTTAAAGCTTACATTCCTTCAAGTATTTTGGTCCACGTCTTCACTTCCATTCTTCTCTTCATACTCTTCAACATCAAAACTGCTACCGCCCCAAACCAAATGTAACTAATCTTGCGTACATATCAGTGTTTCAACTATATTCGAGGTGAGTGAGCTTCGATATTTGCTAACTACCCTACTCCTGGTGCTAAAGGCTAATTCTGATGCCATggtcgaaattggaattgataaaatgtctcGTGTCATCACAGAAAGTCTAGGGTATTCACGAGCTTGAGACTTCCACAACTGCAAAACATCGAAATCATCTTCTTATAGCCTTATGACCGGCTCATTTAGATACTTCTCCACTTCGGATTCAATTTTTGcgtctctgtttcttcttcaccTAAAAAAGATATAAAGTCATGAAGTCGCTTGCCCACTGTAGAAGAACTACCTGCAATTTGAGAAGTACCTATTACACTTGATGTTTCAGCCGAATTATCAATATATGAAGTGAACAGCTCTTCAATTGCAGCATTAATAATGGCGGTCTCTGCTGAAACTCGTTCGGAACTAGAATGAAGTGATCTGAAAACAAATCTAACCATTGTCATTTTGTATCGTAGATCCATGACAACTGCAATGACCATTAACAAGTGGCATTCAGCCCGATACTTAACAAATTTCAACTACATTACTAAAGTCATCGCTTTTAAAAAATTCGGATCATCAGCGGCACACTTTTTTAGCGCatccataatgaaaataattttagGAAGAATTTGATTTGTCATGGGACACTTATTTTCCaaaaaaatcttcgtgcagtcGTAAAAAACTTTAAGAAACTGATGAACATCTTCAGCTTTCTTCCAGTCTTCATCACTTGGCACGTATGCGTACATTTTATCACGCGCCTCAAGTTTagggaatgcaactttaaattcTAAAGCCATATCCAAAATTTCAGAAGTGGAATTCCAGCATGTGCATATATCCAACTTCAACTGctatttagatttcaaatccaaatgtTGGATTATATCATTTCACATACTCGGTCAtgaaggtgacccccttatatatttaacgTTATCTCGTATGTTAGTAATCGTTGAATCAATTACTTTCAGTCATTCTTGCGCAATCAAGTTGAGTATGTAAGCAGAACATCTAACTTGGAATATTTtaccttcaaaaaataaatttttggCAATCTTGAATTGAGTACGTAAGAAAAAAAGCAAAGTATCGTTGGAAGAGGCATTATCTTaagtaattgaagaaattttcttttcaatgccccacTCAACAAGACAGTTGTAAATGTAGTCAAACAGTACCACACCGGTATGAGGAGGAGGAACATAGTAGAAGTTTAAAATATTCTTTTATAATTTTCAATCCGCATCAACGAAGTGTGAGGTCAATAACATATATCTCTTTCTCTGATTCGAGGCCATCCACATATCCGAAGTCAAACTTATTCTGGATACGGATATCAGGAGAGCTTTCAAGTTAGCTTTCTCAATAGCATACATCTTCATGTGCTCTCTTTTCACAGTAATATGAGAGGCCTTCTCACATTTGAGATTTAGAAATTTGCAAAATCCTATGAAAACTTTGCTTTCTACCATACTAAATGGTTTCTCATTGATTATCATCATCCTCGCAAACCACTCTTTCAGTTTATCTAAATTATACTTATATGTTGAGAGTGTAGCTTGAGAATCGTCCTCTTCAGAGATGGTAAATGAAAGCAATTGCCAGACTCCACCCTTCAATGTTCTTggtctcttcacacatttatcaAGATACCTCTGATAGTAAGTTGTAAAAAAATCAGAATGTTTGCTGTAAAGAATTTTACAAAACTTGCATCTAATCTTGATTGAACCATTTGGTTGCATGATCTTATTAAAAGATTCTCATATCGccgatatttttttccctttcaccGAACTTGAAGCCGTTTCAACCTTGTTTTCTAATTTGTCTCCCTCCACAACAAAAAGAGATGTGATTGACGCACCAGGGCCAGAAGTACTTGGGTTTTCTTCACTagtcatctaaaaatcaaaagtAACAAGGGTGAGTAAGATCAGGGCTTTTATAGGTTGAAGTAATCACTCAAACACATTTAtacgtatatataaatatataatacaaacaaTATCGAGCCCCTCCATAAACTGTAAGATACAAGTGTCTCAAGTAGTCTCTTAATAAATAAATCCACCaagatacatacatatatataactaTAAATTGTCCATAATTGTTTCAAACATTGTTCACTAATTGTCTCTAAACATCTTATTCCTACTTGTCTCTATCTAGAGGTGTTAATTGTCTCTATCTCATTTAGTAACATACCATGTATTATCCCCATACAATTTACATGCGAACCGAAATTTCGACAGCATCGCATCTCCCTATATTATCCAGATATATATAAATTTCAATACTAATTAATTGTCACACccacatgtaatccattacaTATGTAATGGAAACtaactagtaaagaaccacatatctAGAGAAAATATGGAGAAAAACTACCGAAATTCCGACTACATGTAAATTTAATGATGACAACTtaagtacatggtatggtaccgaactatccaaaatgggacaatttaagaATCCATAAAAAACAAGTATTTGCAGTGGAATGATTACACTTGTTGAATATAAATGCTAAACCACTAGGTGGCCTAAATATTTATTAACAACATCATATGACAAAtatcataagcatcaatatttaaagaacaaatatcaaaatatataagaaataGTTTATCCATACAACTATAAGTCTACAAGAAAAAAATTCAGAACAATAAGAAGATAATGCA
Protein-coding regions in this window:
- the LOC131234564 gene encoding subtilisin-like serine-protease S, whose product is MKLAIALSLLFSVFSLVNGDGTTKQYVVYMGEHSHPNSDAVISANHEALASVMGSMNGAQQAIVHHYSKSFRGFSAMLTPDHARRLAERKEVISVFESKTNRLHTTHSWDFLGLDSISQYPMAKINAESDVIIGSIDSGVWPESESFCDEGLGPVPKRFKGECVTGENFTLANCNKKIIGARYYSEGFEAENGPLELFGGTFFRSARDSDGHGTHTASTAAGSTVARASLLGLATGIARGGAPGARLAIYKACWFNLCNDADLLSAFDDAISDGVDIISISEGPLPPQPSFFEDTNSIGSFLAFKKGILTSASVGNSGLPSTATNVAPWILTVAASSVDRRFDSDVTLGNLKTLKGQSVNPLKMNGFSGVIPASIAAATGIPSQNASFCQRDSLNPTLINSKIVVCLIESVTDNRTDKSVVVNDGGGVGMILIDPIAKDVGFQFVIPAALIGLEEAQELQAYLATEKNPTATISRSQTILHVKPAPEMAVFSSMGPNIITPDIIKPDITAPGLNILAAWSPVALDTAGGRSVNYNIISGSSMSSPHITGVAAIIKSCHPYWSPAAIKSALMTTATLIDNTGNTIVRQPNGAPTTPFDYGSGHMNPIAALNPGLVYDYDVDDMIDFLCSNGANPAQLRNITGEAIACKKMSMPSYNLNYPSIGIGSMNGSVSVYRTVTNYGSGRSVYVPKIENPTGVKVAVVPYKLKFNKTGEKLTYRVDFVPYKDSNGSFVFGAITWSDGRHVVRSPIALNVVSV